A window of Oncorhynchus keta strain PuntledgeMale-10-30-2019 unplaced genomic scaffold, Oket_V2 Un_contig_5896_pilon_pilon, whole genome shotgun sequence contains these coding sequences:
- the LOC127925590 gene encoding uncharacterized protein LOC127925590, producing the protein MMFSLPDLKEGLATLGAPLGENPVSITTSAVDIVQPEPRSTCPLTLEELPLSESCSFSNNVFVLSMPKAAQPEEAARGSSSPPRDIIRPEAFVQTGPLLARRAQRDAPPPKVPKPPVAPRPKLLPSLSQGNVSLVSANAWDERTKKKRKKGVRVQRSSLGLRHIPRDVELAMMRPRLVKSAVPSQQPYQPWDDEDEVDIYALRRTAYMCPMYDQEESSVRGNKRVAVEALDNIPFRRKITLCYFMGGRRVMLPKDY; encoded by the exons ATGATGTTCAGCCTTCCAGACCTGAAGGAAGGCCTAGCAACCCTCGGAGCACCACTAGGAGAAAA TCCTGTGAGCATCACCACCAGCGCTGTGGACATAGTCCAGCCTGAGCCCCGTTCTACCTGCCCTCTGACCCTGGAAGAGCTGCCCCTTTCAGAGTCATGCAGCTTCAGCAACAATGTGTTTGTTCTCTCCATGCCGAAAGCTGCCCAGCCAGAGGAGGCTGCCAGAGGGAGCAGCAGCCCACCCAGGGACATCATCAGGCCTGAGGCCTTCGTCCAGACAGGACCCCTGCTGGCCAGGAGAGCCCAGAGGGATGCTCCTCCTCCAAAGGTCCCCAAACCCCCGGTGGCCCCCCGGCCCAAACTGCTGCCCTCCCTGAGCCAGGGCAACGTGTCCCTTGTCAGTGCCAACGCCTGGGATGAAAGgaccaagaagaagagaaagaaag GAGTCAGAGTCCAGAGGTCTAGCCTGGGTCTGAGGCATATCCCCCGTGACGTAGAGCTGGCCATGATGAGGCCCCGTCTGGTCAAGTCAGCCGTTCCCTCCCAGCAGCCCTACCAGCCGTGGGACGACGAGGACGAGGTGGACATCTACGCCCTGAGACGAACAGCCTACATGTGTCCCATGTACGACCAGGAGGAGAGCAGCGTCAGGGGCAACAAGAGGGTGGCAGTGGAGGCCCTGGACAACATTCCTTTCAGAAGGAAGATCACCTTGTGTTATTTCATGGGGGGTCGCAGGGTCATGCTGCCAAAAGACTACTAA
- the LOC127925589 gene encoding uncharacterized protein LOC127925589, with protein MLDQADWSNRPSRGAQRVAQLPFRSGWLYIRLDQANWANRLSSGASRVARLPFRSGWLYIRLAQAYGANRPSSWAPRVARPPFRSGWLYIRLAQAYGANRPSSWAPRVARPPFRSGWLYIRLAQAYGANRPSSWAPRVARPPFRSGWLYIRLAQACGANRPSSWAPRVARPPFRSGWLYIRLAQACGANRPSSWAPRVARPHNRSSDADRDSRCHHLILVQAL; from the exons ATGCTGGACCAGGCCGACTGGTCTAACAGGCCGTCTCGTGGGGCCCAGAGGGTTGCTCAGCTTCCCTTCAGGTCTGGATGGCTGTACATCAGGTTGGACCAGGCCAACTGGGCTAACAGGCTGTCGAGTGGGGCGTCGAGGGTTGCTAGGCTTCCCTTCAGGTCTGGATGGCTGTACATCCGGCTGGCCCAGGCCTATGGGGCTAACAGGCCGTCTAGCTGGGCGCCGAGGGTTGCTAGGCCTCCCTTCAGGTCTGGATGGCTGTACATCCGGCTGGCCCAGGCCTATGGGGCTAACAGGCCGTCTAGCTGGGCGCCGAGGGTTGCTAGGCCTCCCTTCAG GTCTGGATGGCTGTACATCCGGCTGGCCCAGGCCTATGGGGCTAACAGGCCGTCTAGCTGGGCGCCGAGGGTTGCTAGGCCTCCCTTCAGGTCTGGATGGCTGTACATCCGGCTGGCCCAGGCCTGTGGGGCTAACAGGCCGTCTAGCTGGGCGCCGAGGGTTGCTAGGCCTCCCTTCAGGTCTGGATGGCTGTACATCCGGCTGGCCCAGGCCTGTGGGGCTAACAGGCCGTCTAGCTGGGCGCCGAGGGTTGCTAGGCCTCACAACAGGTCTAGTGATGCTGACAGGGATTCTAGGTGTCATCATCTCATTCTGGTGCAGGCTCTCTGA